In a single window of the Helicoverpa zea isolate HzStark_Cry1AcR chromosome 9, ilHelZeax1.1, whole genome shotgun sequence genome:
- the LOC124633202 gene encoding cathepsin B-like has protein sequence MVTSCVVLAVVLCALAVVAVDRLHPLSDEYIQEINLKQNSWKAGRNFGPNISLSYIRYLLGVRIDEIISLPIMKHDAELIASLPETFHPSDKWPNCPSLNEIRDQGVCGSCWAFGAVEAMTDRYCIHSNQTQNFHFSAQDLLSCCEYCGSGCNGGSPQSAWLYWKYYGIVSGGNYNSSLGCQPYGIAACEHHVPGPLPQCNGSVPTPKCEKSCESGYDTEYETDKRRGKEVYALRSNEEDIKAELFKNGPVEASFGVYSDFPHYKHGVYVKLPNATRLGGHAIKILGWGVENGQKYWLAANSWNSDWGDKGFFKILRGENHCGIENGVVAGIPLIQ, from the coding sequence ATGGTCACATCGTGTGTAGTGTTAGCTGTTGTGCTATGTGCACTAGCAGTTGTCGCTGTCGATAGACTGCATCCACTCTCTGATGAATATATACAAGAGATTAATTTGAAGCAAAACTCTTGGAAAGCCGGCAGAAATTTTGGACCTAATATCTCTTTGTCATACATTAGATATCTACTGGGCGTACGCATTGATGAAATTATTAGTTTACCAATAATGAAACATGACGCCGAACTTATTGCAAGTCTTCCGGAGACCTTCCACCCGAGTGACAAATGGCCAAACTGTCCTTCCTTAAACGAGATCAGAGACCAAGGTGTGTGCGGCAGCTGTTGGGCGTTTGGTGCTGTAGAAGCCATGACGGACCGGTACTGTATACACTCCAATCAGACACAAAATTTCCATTTCTCAGCTCAAGACCTTTTGAGTTGTTGTGAATATTGTGGGTCGGGTTGCAATGGAGGTTCACCACAGTCAGCTTGGCTCTACTGGAAGTACTATGGTATTGTGTCAGGAGGAAATTACAACTCAAGTTTGGGCTGTCAGCCATACGGAATCGCTGCCTGTGAACACCACGTACCAGGCCCGTTGCCACAGTGTAACGGTTCAGTTCCCACTCCAAAATGCGAAAAGTCTTGTGAATCTGGTTACGATACAGAATACGAAACGGACAAACGCCGCGGTAAAGAAGTTTATGCATTAAGATCTAACGAGGAAGACATAAAAGCTGAACTATTCAAAAATGGTCCTGTTGAAGCTAGCTTTGGTGTATACTCAGATTTTCCTCATTATAAGCATGGAGTTTATGTAAAATTACCAAACGCCACACGTCTTGGAGGACACGCTATTAAAATATTAGGTTGGGGAGTGGAGAATGGTCAGAAGTATTGGCTTGCTGCTAACTCTTGGAATTCAGACTGGGGCGATAAAGGATTCTTTAAAATACTACGCGGAGAAAACCACTGCGGTATAGAAAATGGAGTTGTAGCAGGTATACCCCTTATACAATGA